One Vibrio campbellii CAIM 519 = NBRC 15631 = ATCC 25920 genomic window carries:
- a CDS encoding response regulator transcription factor, translated as MKRVLLVEDNREIAGMLFDYFECAGMELDYADNGELGLKLAMENTFDIILLDLMLPRMDGLTMCNKLRDAGNNTPVLMLTALDSRDDMLKGFQHGADDYLTKPFDLDILEARMMALIRRYRGTVASSKLEYGEVSIDQKTRQAYRQDKLLVLNPTTYTILEMLVKNAPDVVTREEIAFQLWQENEPNNDVLRSHIYQLRNQLDKPFQKHVLITVPKVGFRLETGA; from the coding sequence ATGAAACGCGTACTTTTGGTCGAAGATAATCGAGAAATTGCAGGCATGCTGTTCGATTATTTTGAGTGTGCAGGTATGGAGCTCGATTACGCGGACAATGGCGAGCTGGGCTTGAAGCTGGCGATGGAAAACACCTTTGACATCATTTTGCTCGACCTAATGCTGCCACGCATGGATGGCTTAACCATGTGTAATAAACTTCGCGATGCGGGAAATAATACGCCAGTGCTGATGCTGACCGCGCTTGATAGCCGCGACGATATGCTCAAAGGCTTTCAGCACGGTGCCGATGACTACCTAACAAAACCCTTCGACTTGGATATTCTCGAAGCGCGCATGATGGCGCTGATCCGCCGTTACCGTGGCACCGTGGCTTCGAGTAAATTGGAATACGGTGAAGTCTCTATCGACCAAAAAACACGTCAAGCCTACCGTCAAGATAAGCTCTTAGTGCTCAACCCGACGACCTATACCATTCTAGAAATGCTGGTCAAAAATGCACCAGACGTGGTCACGCGTGAAGAGATCGCCTTTCAGCTATGGCAAGAAAACGAGCCCAACAACGATGTACTGCGCAGCCATATTTACCAACTGCGTAACCAACTCGATAAACCCTTTCAAAAGCATGTTCTTATCACGGTGCCTAAAGTTGGTTTCCGCCTGGAGACCGGAGCATGA